Proteins encoded together in one uncultured Sphaerochaeta sp. window:
- a CDS encoding SUMF1/EgtB/PvdO family nonheme iron enzyme, which yields MKRRIELPEVDQVQLPHVLGLRPGVLILILLIIILAAAIFFIAFFPGINKGGRYVTFRGQLSESGVVIDGSYVGATGYQYFIESGNHEVALMKGGIPYASYTLEVDHPVFLTWLFHRTMEAPLPTLSLDKDSKNAINRFNLQEIADASAILSYDEVTRIRPLFSNLIHDLEALGFDQKSTQATLETALRFISNEAMLIEAKDALEAVEISDSVRDLLAIAEQVVNTNNAGTRLGLASSVPIITPEKRSLSFGDLQLAGFAYPQTSFVMGRETDSQYPEIHEAGVSVDVPSFVLGATEISQYQWALFLEDNPYWEKSNKDELMSKGLVDDSYLEGMTISSVFVTSRPVFNVSYHAAQAFCTWLSEKTGKEVFLPTEAMWSLAALQQNDLNYTTSLSPSPDISGGPVSLMGGVWELTQTPYIPLSRITGYQESLALHEAFSLDMQPVVKGGSYLNDPQIITEHTVGVIESDACGDQIGFRVAWYE from the coding sequence ATGAAACGACGAATCGAACTGCCTGAAGTTGATCAGGTTCAGCTGCCACATGTTCTGGGCCTGAGGCCAGGTGTTCTTATTTTGATACTACTTATCATTATCTTGGCAGCGGCAATCTTTTTCATTGCCTTCTTCCCTGGAATCAACAAGGGAGGACGATACGTCACATTTCGTGGGCAACTCAGTGAGAGCGGAGTAGTTATTGATGGCTCATATGTTGGGGCGACTGGTTATCAGTATTTTATTGAGAGTGGAAACCATGAGGTAGCATTGATGAAGGGAGGTATTCCCTACGCGTCCTATACATTGGAGGTAGACCATCCTGTCTTTTTGACCTGGCTTTTTCATCGTACGATGGAGGCTCCACTCCCTACCCTCTCTTTGGATAAGGATAGCAAGAATGCTATCAATAGATTCAATCTGCAGGAAATTGCTGATGCAAGTGCCATACTCAGTTATGACGAGGTTACCCGTATTCGTCCACTCTTCTCAAATCTGATCCACGACCTTGAGGCACTTGGCTTTGATCAGAAATCTACGCAAGCAACCCTTGAAACAGCACTTCGCTTTATCAGCAATGAGGCCATGCTCATTGAGGCAAAGGATGCGCTTGAGGCAGTAGAGATAAGCGATTCAGTGCGTGACCTACTTGCTATTGCAGAACAGGTAGTGAATACCAACAATGCAGGCACACGCTTGGGCCTCGCTTCCAGTGTACCTATCATTACCCCTGAAAAGCGATCACTCTCTTTTGGAGATCTCCAGCTTGCAGGGTTTGCCTACCCTCAAACTTCCTTTGTCATGGGCAGGGAAACCGATTCCCAGTATCCCGAGATACATGAAGCAGGAGTCTCTGTGGATGTTCCTTCCTTTGTACTTGGAGCAACAGAGATCAGCCAGTACCAGTGGGCGTTATTCCTTGAAGACAATCCCTATTGGGAAAAGAGTAATAAGGATGAGTTGATGAGCAAGGGATTGGTAGATGACTCATATTTGGAAGGTATGACCATCTCATCGGTGTTTGTTACAAGTCGTCCTGTTTTCAATGTAAGTTATCATGCTGCACAAGCATTCTGTACTTGGTTGAGTGAAAAAACGGGAAAAGAGGTTTTCCTTCCCACTGAGGCAATGTGGAGTCTTGCCGCCCTTCAGCAGAATGATTTAAACTATACAACGTCTCTCTCCCCTTCTCCAGATATCAGTGGCGGTCCCGTATCGCTTATGGGAGGTGTCTGGGAACTTACACAGACGCCCTATATTCCCCTTTCCAGGATAACCGGTTACCAGGAGAGCCTCGCCTTACATGAAGCGTTCTCTCTTGATATGCAACCAGTTGTGAAAGGTGGCAGTTACCTGAATGATCCCCAGATAATCACCGAACACACGGTCGGTGTTATTGAAAGTGATGCTTGTGGGGACCAAATTGGATTCCGTGTTGCTTGGTATGAATAG
- the lepB gene encoding signal peptidase I encodes MESLLGFLEKHTIRILTHRKAVKAYEMSQKTKRTFIGEVKGWVDALVFAVFAVLLINQYIFQLFVIPSPSMVSTLNIGDRVFVSKTIYGIEVYPGGPKIFSANRQVQRDDIITFYNPEYDSKGPFFDVLSQIIYMGTFSLVNIDKNEDGSIAERLYVKRAIGFPSETIRFVNGNVQVRPAGFSSFIDEESFRSDLSLVDGPHRSLDASSYEGIRAWGSLFGYQEAGLDLSVSPAYLKSQYASVQGDSYPDDMYAFETAAKRTKHLINPADMQSRSDSAKYQSGIYVPQDSILPLGDNRDNSRDGRYFGPVTQKKINGSVRFRFWPFTSMKYLGDA; translated from the coding sequence ATGGAATCATTATTGGGTTTTCTTGAAAAACATACGATACGCATACTCACTCATCGCAAGGCAGTGAAAGCCTATGAGATGTCCCAGAAGACCAAACGCACCTTTATTGGTGAAGTAAAAGGCTGGGTCGACGCCCTGGTATTTGCGGTATTTGCGGTATTACTCATCAACCAATATATCTTCCAACTCTTCGTCATACCATCACCCTCCATGGTGTCAACACTCAATATTGGGGACAGGGTATTTGTAAGCAAAACCATTTATGGCATTGAAGTATACCCTGGTGGTCCGAAGATCTTTTCGGCAAATAGACAAGTACAACGTGATGATATCATTACCTTCTACAATCCTGAATATGATTCAAAAGGACCATTTTTTGATGTACTCTCCCAGATCATTTATATGGGTACCTTTTCATTGGTGAATATCGATAAGAATGAGGATGGATCCATCGCTGAAAGACTCTATGTCAAAAGGGCAATTGGATTTCCCTCTGAGACGATTCGCTTTGTAAATGGTAATGTACAGGTTCGCCCTGCAGGTTTTTCCTCATTTATAGATGAAGAATCGTTCAGATCTGATCTCTCTTTGGTAGATGGTCCACATAGAAGTCTTGATGCCTCTTCCTACGAAGGAATTCGAGCATGGGGGAGTCTGTTTGGATACCAGGAAGCTGGGCTGGACCTGTCAGTAAGCCCTGCCTACCTGAAGAGCCAATATGCAAGCGTCCAAGGGGACTCCTATCCTGATGATATGTACGCATTCGAAACTGCCGCAAAGCGAACCAAACACCTTATAAACCCTGCTGACATGCAATCAAGAAGCGATAGCGCAAAGTATCAAAGCGGAATCTATGTTCCGCAGGATTCCATCCTTCCTCTTGGGGACAATCGTGACAACAGCCGTGACGGCAGGTATTTCGGCCCTGTGACCCAGAAAAAAATCAATGGTTCGGTTCGGTTTCGTTTCTGGCCCTTCACAAGCATGAAATATCTGGGGGATGCATAG